The following are from one region of the Phormidium sp. PBR-2020 genome:
- a CDS encoding Ni/Fe hydrogenase subunit alpha has protein sequence MSKTVVIDPVTRIEGHAKISIFLNDAGDVDDARFHVVEFRGFEKFCEGRPMFEMAGITARICGICPVSHLLAAAKTGDKILAVQVPPAGEKLRRLMNLAQIIQSHTLSFFHLSSPDFLLGWDSDPAKRNVFGLMEANPDLARAGIRLRQFGQTVIELLGAKKIHAAWAVPGGVRSPLSEEGLQWIRDRLPESRQTIETALGLFKQLLDNTLKDEIDIFGQFDSLFMSLVAPDGTWEHYGGHIRFVDSQGNIVADGLREEDYQDFLDEAVEPWSYLKFPYYKPMGYPDGMYRVGPLARLNVCDRMGTPDADRELQEFRQRAGGRCATSSFMYHYARLLEVLACIERIEQYVDDPDLLSSRCRAKAEINNLEGVGVSEAPRGTLFHHYNVDENGLIEKVNLIIATGQNNLAMNKTVTQIAQHYIHNNDVAEGFLNRVEAGIRNFDPCLSCSTHAVGQMPLHIELLAPDKTVINTIYRD, from the coding sequence AAATTTCCATCTTTCTCAACGATGCTGGAGATGTAGATGACGCTCGTTTCCATGTCGTAGAATTTCGCGGCTTTGAGAAATTCTGTGAAGGTCGTCCCATGTTTGAGATGGCCGGCATTACCGCCCGTATTTGTGGAATTTGTCCCGTCAGCCATCTTCTCGCCGCTGCCAAGACGGGCGATAAAATCCTAGCGGTGCAAGTTCCCCCAGCCGGAGAAAAACTGCGGCGATTGATGAATTTGGCCCAAATCATCCAATCCCATACCCTGAGTTTCTTCCACCTCAGTAGTCCTGATTTCCTCTTGGGATGGGATAGTGACCCCGCCAAACGCAATGTCTTCGGCTTAATGGAGGCCAATCCCGATTTAGCCCGCGCGGGGATTCGGCTGCGTCAGTTTGGACAGACGGTGATTGAACTGTTGGGGGCCAAGAAAATCCATGCCGCTTGGGCGGTTCCCGGTGGGGTGCGATCGCCCCTATCGGAAGAGGGCTTACAATGGATTCGCGATCGCCTTCCCGAATCCCGCCAAACCATCGAAACGGCCCTAGGCCTGTTCAAACAACTCCTCGACAACACCCTAAAAGACGAAATCGATATCTTCGGACAATTCGACTCTCTCTTTATGAGTCTCGTCGCCCCCGATGGAACCTGGGAACATTACGGCGGTCATATTCGCTTCGTCGATAGTCAGGGCAATATCGTTGCCGACGGCTTGCGGGAAGAGGACTATCAAGACTTTCTCGATGAAGCCGTCGAACCCTGGTCCTATCTCAAATTCCCCTATTACAAACCCATGGGCTATCCTGATGGGATGTATCGCGTTGGCCCCTTAGCGCGGTTGAACGTGTGCGATCGCATGGGAACCCCCGACGCCGATCGCGAATTACAAGAATTTCGCCAACGGGCAGGCGGCCGCTGTGCCACCTCCTCCTTCATGTACCACTACGCCCGTCTCCTAGAGGTTCTCGCCTGTATCGAACGCATCGAACAGTACGTAGACGACCCAGATTTGTTGTCCTCCCGTTGTCGCGCCAAAGCCGAAATTAACAACCTCGAAGGAGTCGGAGTCAGCGAAGCCCCTCGCGGAACCCTATTTCATCATTACAATGTAGACGAGAACGGTCTGATTGAGAAAGTCAACCTAATCATCGCCACGGGACAAAACAACCTGGCCATGAACAAAACCGTCACCCAGATTGCCCAACATTACATCCATAACAACGATGTCGCCGAGGGCTTTCTCAACCGAGTCGAAGCCGGAATCCGCAACTTCGACCCCTGTCTCAGTTGTTCGACTCACGCCGTGGGCCAAATGCCCCTCCATATCGAACTTCTCGCCCCCGACAAAACCGTCATCAACACCATCTACCGCGACTAA
- a CDS encoding (2Fe-2S) ferredoxin domain-containing protein codes for MPKENLYLCMGSACHQLGVYEVLPRLQSLIKDYDLEDTVELKGSFCLETCSYGIVMKFQEEHFVDINPQNIEEKFLSEILPTIQKTLEENPSPS; via the coding sequence ATGCCCAAAGAAAACCTCTACCTCTGTATGGGGTCAGCCTGTCACCAGTTGGGGGTGTACGAAGTTCTCCCCCGGCTGCAATCCCTAATCAAGGACTATGACCTCGAAGACACCGTAGAACTCAAAGGTTCCTTTTGCCTAGAAACCTGTAGCTACGGCATTGTCATGAAATTTCAAGAGGAGCATTTCGTGGATATCAACCCGCAAAATATCGAAGAAAAATTCCTCAGCGAAATTCTCCCCACCATCCAAAAGACCCTAGAAGAAAATCCCTCCCCCTCCTAA
- a CDS encoding PAS domain S-box protein has translation MQEQTQNHIWRLLWEYDPNGLIAVDSNFTIVLVNPAFCRMFEVEEPEILGKPASSILGNIEHFQKVWNSQQVIRGIEREYSHPKLYVREVVFPIPEEKIIACIMVDISQEHQRKQELQHLKTETVLNVREVVDNQMKVAQEIAGLLGETTAETKVSLLKIIEAVEQEMV, from the coding sequence ATGCAAGAACAAACCCAAAACCATATCTGGCGACTCCTCTGGGAATATGACCCCAATGGACTCATCGCCGTCGATTCCAACTTCACCATTGTTTTAGTTAACCCCGCTTTTTGCCGGATGTTTGAGGTTGAAGAACCTGAGATTCTCGGTAAACCTGCCAGCAGCATCTTAGGCAATATCGAGCATTTTCAAAAAGTCTGGAACAGCCAACAGGTAATTCGAGGTATTGAACGGGAATATAGTCATCCTAAGCTCTATGTGCGAGAAGTGGTGTTTCCCATTCCTGAAGAAAAAATTATCGCCTGTATTATGGTCGATATTAGTCAAGAACATCAGCGGAAACAGGAACTGCAACATCTCAAAACCGAAACTGTCTTAAATGTTCGCGAAGTGGTTGACAATCAAATGAAAGTCGCTCAAGAAATTGCTGGACTTCTCGGAGAAACTACGGCTGAAACCAAAGTTAGCTTGTTGAAAATTATCGAAGCGGTTGAGCAGGAAATGGTTTGA
- a CDS encoding SpoIIE family protein phosphatase, which yields MTQQNTLRADNFFDICHLSLNKQGEELCGDKVKFIKTGNKTTIVLSDGLGSGVKANILATLTSEILITMLNADIALEAVMETVIGTLPICQVRKIAYATFTVIQIDNITNNFRIINFDNPPIFYFKKGRMMTPKPRIDRILNRKIQVVEGTLQRGDFLGAISDGVLYAGLGDTMNFGWGWENIAKYMESLFVHDAPTARSLLDKVLGETRRLYRDKIGDDASLVGVYVRRRNPLMIFTGPPLDPSQDDAFAERFLSFPGRKALCGGTTGNIVANYMGETVEMDISTMRKELPPIGILDEVDLVTEGILTISKATELLKKCRCDLDRLPFDRNGAVLLAREILEADSIFFLVGQQINEFYQNPLLPKNISIRRSLVEELVQLLRENQKEVDLEYC from the coding sequence ATGACTCAACAAAATACCCTTCGTGCGGATAACTTTTTTGATATTTGTCACCTTAGCCTTAATAAACAAGGTGAGGAACTTTGTGGCGACAAGGTGAAGTTTATCAAAACAGGAAATAAGACAACAATCGTCTTGTCTGATGGCTTGGGAAGTGGTGTCAAAGCCAATATACTGGCGACTCTAACCAGCGAAATCCTCATCACGATGTTGAATGCGGATATCGCCCTAGAAGCGGTCATGGAAACGGTGATTGGAACTCTGCCAATTTGTCAGGTTCGTAAAATTGCCTATGCGACATTTACCGTCATTCAAATTGACAATATAACGAATAATTTTCGGATTATAAATTTTGATAATCCGCCCATCTTTTATTTCAAAAAAGGGCGAATGATGACCCCGAAACCGCGAATTGATCGGATTCTCAACCGTAAAATTCAAGTGGTGGAGGGAACCTTGCAACGGGGAGACTTTCTCGGGGCGATTAGTGACGGCGTTCTCTATGCTGGCCTCGGGGATACGATGAATTTTGGCTGGGGTTGGGAGAACATCGCCAAGTATATGGAAAGCCTGTTTGTCCATGATGCGCCCACGGCCCGTAGTCTCTTGGATAAGGTTCTCGGGGAAACCCGGCGACTCTATCGGGATAAAATTGGCGATGATGCGTCCCTGGTGGGGGTGTATGTCCGTCGTCGTAACCCGCTGATGATTTTTACTGGCCCGCCGTTAGACCCCAGTCAAGACGATGCTTTTGCAGAACGTTTTTTGAGTTTTCCGGGACGTAAAGCCCTCTGTGGGGGAACCACTGGTAACATCGTCGCCAACTATATGGGGGAAACGGTGGAGATGGATATTTCGACGATGCGGAAAGAACTTCCCCCCATTGGCATTCTCGATGAAGTCGATTTAGTGACAGAGGGGATTTTGACGATTTCCAAAGCCACGGAACTCCTAAAAAAATGCCGCTGTGATTTAGACCGTCTCCCTTTTGACCGCAATGGGGCCGTATTACTAGCCCGGGAGATTCTAGAGGCAGATTCTATCTTTTTTCTGGTGGGACAACAGATTAATGAATTTTACCAAAATCCCCTACTTCCGAAAAATATCTCCATCCGTCGCAGTTTAGTTGAAGAGTTGGTGCAACTGTTGCGGGAGAATCAGAAAGAGGTGGATTTAGAATATTGTTAG
- a CDS encoding DUF1622 domain-containing protein, producing MESIHLLESGLSGVVSLGKLFLEAISVLCVFLGIVKTIQLGLRFSEFQYDEFLFIQLRIRFGVWLALALEFQLGADILATTIAPKTDTLIRLGAIAIIRTLLNYFLNIELEHEFELRKRQSGGEHIPPVKL from the coding sequence ATGGAATCGATACATCTTCTCGAATCTGGACTATCTGGAGTCGTGTCGCTGGGAAAATTATTCCTAGAGGCAATTTCCGTGTTGTGCGTTTTCTTGGGAATCGTCAAAACGATTCAATTGGGGTTGAGATTTTCTGAATTTCAATATGATGAATTTCTCTTCATCCAACTGCGGATACGGTTTGGGGTTTGGCTGGCTTTAGCCTTGGAATTTCAACTGGGGGCTGATATTTTAGCCACAACCATTGCCCCCAAAACGGATACGTTAATTCGACTGGGGGCGATCGCCATTATTCGGACGTTATTAAACTATTTCTTAAATATTGAACTCGAACATGAGTTTGAATTGAGAAAACGTCAGTCCGGGGGCGAACATATACCGCCAGTTAAGTTATAA
- a CDS encoding DUF3611 family protein translates to MNDENQLPTRDTAIYEGQIPPSLERVIPAMQRFGQISFWFQLVLGVIAGLIFFFAGFVGSNTGEPNRLSPEEGPGLFFAIAGLVALAIGMYWALRYTQIAKRLAIPDPSLRPTRSQTLGSLQTGVVINLVGMLFSLVAAQIITGLLMVKVLSSEGVQFSPAALSRLVQPIDIFVVLANTNTLFAHFVALSCSLWLLRLIQTIKTS, encoded by the coding sequence ATGAACGACGAAAACCAACTCCCCACCCGCGACACAGCCATCTATGAAGGGCAAATCCCCCCCTCGTTAGAGCGCGTGATTCCCGCGATGCAACGCTTTGGGCAAATCAGTTTCTGGTTTCAACTGGTGTTGGGGGTCATTGCGGGCTTAATTTTCTTCTTCGCGGGCTTTGTGGGGTCTAATACCGGGGAACCCAATCGCCTCAGCCCGGAAGAGGGGCCCGGACTGTTTTTTGCCATTGCGGGGCTAGTGGCCTTGGCCATTGGCATGTATTGGGCGTTGCGTTATACCCAGATTGCCAAGCGTTTGGCGATTCCCGACCCTTCCCTACGGCCAACGCGATCGCAAACCCTGGGATCTCTACAAACCGGAGTCGTGATTAACCTCGTGGGGATGTTATTTAGCCTGGTAGCGGCACAAATCATCACCGGACTCTTAATGGTTAAAGTCCTAAGTTCCGAAGGCGTGCAGTTCTCGCCAGCCGCCTTAAGTCGCTTGGTGCAACCCATTGACATTTTTGTGGTTCTGGCCAACACCAATACCCTGTTTGCCCATTTCGTTGCCCTCAGTTGTTCCCTCTGGCTATTACGCCTGATTCAGACGATCAAAACTAGCTAA
- a CDS encoding helix-turn-helix domain-containing protein, protein MPSQDSHSSNAANRGSSGNAAADRDRRLGEIEQQLLQSPAYQTALNGLKEMFGDAGYAAQMLMHEVSREAIALTLRDASLTTALPSGPPISQPISQSPSEPSEAERAARNRYLYRLGKYLRAQRCRQHLSLVQLHHRTRIPISHLHALESGHISHYPQSPAYLRGSLHLWATALGLNADAIIAKLPIPLSRPPLPLPPPPRPRPVPQPTVLVQKPLDCPGWWRSLACGTPLLATLGLALWFANLPPASQHPPQLPEPEFGNRRSQTPPLSREVLSEGDRPQVIPPESLLQRRD, encoded by the coding sequence ATGCCTTCTCAAGACTCTCACTCATCGAATGCTGCGAACAGGGGTTCCTCGGGGAATGCCGCTGCCGATCGCGATCGCCGTCTGGGGGAGATTGAACAACAACTGTTGCAATCCCCCGCCTATCAAACGGCGTTAAATGGCTTAAAGGAAATGTTTGGCGATGCTGGCTATGCGGCCCAGATGCTCATGCACGAGGTGAGTCGGGAGGCGATCGCCCTAACCCTGAGAGATGCCAGTCTGACGACGGCGTTACCCTCGGGCCCACCCATTTCTCAACCGATTTCTCAATCTCCCTCTGAACCCAGTGAGGCGGAACGGGCGGCGAGGAATCGCTATCTCTACCGATTAGGGAAATATTTACGGGCCCAACGGTGTCGCCAGCATCTGTCGTTGGTGCAGCTGCATCACCGAACTCGGATTCCCATCAGTCATCTGCACGCCCTGGAGTCGGGTCATATTTCCCATTATCCCCAAAGTCCTGCCTATTTAAGAGGTTCGCTGCATCTTTGGGCGACGGCTTTGGGATTGAATGCCGATGCCATCATCGCCAAGCTTCCCATTCCCCTATCTCGGCCTCCCCTACCGCTTCCCCCACCGCCTCGGCCTCGTCCGGTTCCCCAGCCGACGGTTTTGGTTCAGAAACCGTTGGACTGTCCCGGGTGGTGGCGATCGCTGGCCTGTGGAACGCCGTTACTGGCCACTCTCGGGTTGGCGTTATGGTTTGCCAATCTCCCCCCTGCATCCCAACATCCTCCCCAACTCCCTGAACCGGAGTTTGGGAACCGTCGCTCTCAAACTCCCCCCTTGTCTCGTGAGGTGCTGTCCGAGGGCGATCGCCCCCAGGTGATTCCCCCTGAATCCCTCCTGCAACGCCGAGATTAG
- a CDS encoding LCP family protein, whose product MRIPLQQPRNGSDLLWWGLLTSFIIVASALMGAIAALIVPASPLVQPSGRENREQGQFGYELTRPINLMVLGIDRDPELADDSPDLLEGRSDTILAVRFDTYGNQVNVLSVPRDTEVNLGELGWGKLNEANYLGGVELMQSSLEAVLTDVEFDRYFRVNTEGLVELVDLLGGVEVLVPYPMSYRDRTQELTIELDAGWQRLTGEQAQQFSRYRQGPYGDIGRVQRQQMLLQALRDRLLSPTVLTRIPAIIRILQTHVDTNLTVNEMLALTSFALDVDRDDVRMALLPGEFSHPESPLSYWRVDEVASERLVGQFFQTSEESGFIDEWGNQTAFGRRDSQASGSRREDSAPVEQPRIALQNATEDSQAVERLAAYLEELGYEDIYVSQDWDRVHRHSTIIVQRGDYEAGERLRSDLGFGRLEALSTGDISSDITIRIGLDVERLFR is encoded by the coding sequence GTGAGAATTCCTCTTCAGCAACCCCGGAATGGGTCGGACCTCCTCTGGTGGGGGCTATTAACATCCTTTATTATTGTGGCTTCGGCATTAATGGGGGCGATCGCGGCCTTAATCGTTCCCGCCTCTCCCCTTGTGCAACCGAGTGGCCGCGAGAACCGTGAACAGGGACAGTTTGGCTATGAACTAACTCGTCCCATCAACCTAATGGTGTTGGGGATCGATCGCGATCCTGAGTTAGCGGACGATTCACCGGATTTGTTGGAAGGACGCAGTGACACCATTTTGGCGGTACGCTTCGATACGTATGGCAATCAGGTCAATGTTCTCTCAGTGCCTCGGGATACAGAGGTGAATTTAGGGGAGTTGGGCTGGGGGAAACTGAATGAAGCCAATTATCTCGGTGGCGTGGAGTTGATGCAGTCCAGTTTGGAGGCTGTGCTGACGGATGTGGAGTTTGACCGCTATTTCCGGGTGAATACCGAGGGATTGGTGGAGTTGGTGGATTTGCTGGGTGGGGTGGAGGTCTTGGTTCCCTATCCCATGTCCTATCGCGATCGCACTCAAGAATTGACCATTGAACTTGATGCCGGTTGGCAACGGTTGACGGGGGAACAGGCCCAGCAGTTTAGTCGTTATCGTCAGGGCCCCTATGGGGATATTGGCCGGGTGCAACGACAGCAGATGTTGTTACAAGCCCTGCGCGATCGCCTCCTCAGTCCCACGGTATTAACGCGCATTCCTGCCATCATCCGTATTTTGCAAACCCATGTGGATACCAATCTCACGGTGAATGAGATGTTGGCATTGACGAGTTTTGCCCTAGATGTTGATCGCGATGACGTGCGGATGGCCTTGCTTCCGGGGGAGTTTAGTCATCCTGAGTCTCCCCTGAGTTATTGGCGGGTGGATGAGGTGGCCAGTGAGCGTCTGGTGGGGCAATTTTTCCAGACATCGGAGGAGTCCGGCTTTATTGATGAGTGGGGCAATCAAACGGCCTTTGGCCGTCGGGACAGCCAAGCGTCGGGAAGTCGGAGGGAGGACTCTGCCCCCGTTGAACAACCCCGCATCGCTTTACAAAATGCCACCGAGGATTCCCAAGCGGTGGAACGGTTGGCGGCCTATCTGGAGGAGTTAGGCTATGAGGATATCTATGTCAGCCAGGATTGGGATAGGGTTCATCGCCACAGTACGATTATTGTCCAACGGGGAGATTATGAGGCCGGGGAACGGCTGCGATCGGATTTAGGGTTTGGCCGACTTGAGGCGTTGTCTACGGGGGATATTAGTTCTGATATTACGATCCGTATTGGTTTGGATGTGGAGCGGTTGTTTCGCTAG
- a CDS encoding tetratricopeptide repeat protein: MSGLRWLLPLSLNLSLLLLWTNGFLYFQSPASAQGLDVAQMQPQQQRQQQRRQRLREGNERLGNQDYEGAEAIFRELLEQYPQDSLLRYKLGDALSAQYRYEEASEAYQEAIRLNRDHALAYNALANLRARQGRLEEAVSLYERALEINGSYVEALRNLGQVLAQLERFGAASEVLSQALDLLIERNEIWKAIEVAKLLEQVNERRGLV, translated from the coding sequence ATGTCTGGTTTACGTTGGCTGTTACCCTTAAGCCTGAACCTATCCCTGTTGCTGTTATGGACCAATGGGTTTCTCTATTTTCAGTCTCCGGCTTCGGCCCAGGGGCTAGATGTCGCGCAAATGCAACCCCAGCAACAGCGACAACAGCAACGACGACAACGATTACGGGAAGGGAACGAACGCCTGGGGAATCAAGACTATGAAGGGGCCGAGGCCATTTTTCGGGAACTCTTAGAACAATATCCCCAGGATTCTCTCCTACGGTATAAATTAGGGGATGCCCTCTCGGCCCAATATCGCTACGAAGAAGCCAGTGAAGCCTACCAGGAGGCGATTCGCCTCAACCGAGATCATGCCCTGGCCTATAATGCCTTGGCTAATCTGCGGGCCCGACAGGGACGACTCGAAGAAGCCGTGTCTCTGTATGAACGGGCCTTGGAGATTAATGGGAGTTATGTCGAGGCCCTGCGGAATTTAGGGCAAGTCTTGGCCCAACTGGAGCGATTTGGGGCCGCCTCTGAGGTGTTATCTCAGGCCTTGGACTTGTTAATTGAGCGTAACGAAATCTGGAAAGCCATAGAAGTTGCTAAACTCTTGGAACAGGTCAACGAACGTCGTGGACTGGTCTAA
- a CDS encoding DUF790 family protein — translation MLPSDLLSHRRQGETLIPKRLPLDRSHLRLAEAAIALFEDSRDDTQGNLDRRLKEFEGDRPDYRLRRGLAHLLKGRYCTFEIVSPLDPIELRSRVFTTAAQRVPKPENTLKTLELLAQDLSQDLERDIPINAIVQGLYADLQENRRLTEFNAPDPEALLHHYNLSQVQGIFYRASDITIQAHRNVPGQYKLLFRYLKLFSLMFYIEGDADCGFTITIDGPTSLFKPSTRYGLAIAKLLPALLHVSRWSLKATLQQRDSRNGRPVQGQFSLDSDCGLVSHYPPGKAYDSMLEQSFAERWAKLDTPWELEREVDLIPIPGSVMVPDFRLIHPDGREVLLEIVGYWRPEYLRKKFSQVRQGSDRPLLLAVSERLNLAKAGVNLQEVSVPIVWFKDKLQPKAILAALEPPDESPG, via the coding sequence ATGTTACCGAGTGATTTACTGAGCCATCGTCGCCAGGGTGAGACGCTAATTCCCAAACGACTCCCGCTCGATCGCTCTCATCTTAGGTTAGCGGAGGCGGCGATCGCCCTATTTGAAGACTCTCGTGATGATACTCAGGGAAATCTCGATCGCCGTCTCAAGGAGTTTGAAGGCGATCGCCCGGATTACCGCTTGCGGCGGGGGTTGGCCCATCTGCTCAAGGGGCGTTACTGTACCTTTGAGATTGTCAGTCCCTTAGATCCGATTGAGTTGCGATCGCGCGTCTTCACGACCGCCGCCCAACGAGTCCCCAAACCGGAGAATACCCTGAAAACCCTGGAACTCTTGGCCCAGGACCTCAGCCAAGACCTCGAACGAGACATTCCCATCAACGCCATTGTCCAGGGACTCTATGCGGATTTACAGGAAAACCGCCGTCTAACGGAGTTCAACGCCCCAGACCCCGAGGCCCTGTTACATCACTATAATCTCTCCCAAGTTCAGGGTATCTTTTACCGAGCCAGCGACATCACCATTCAGGCCCACCGCAACGTCCCCGGTCAATATAAACTCCTATTTCGCTATCTCAAACTCTTTAGCCTAATGTTTTATATCGAGGGAGATGCCGATTGCGGCTTTACCATCACCATTGATGGCCCCACCAGTTTATTTAAACCCAGTACCCGCTACGGCTTAGCCATCGCTAAACTTCTCCCGGCCCTGCTTCATGTCAGCCGCTGGAGTCTCAAGGCCACCCTACAACAGCGAGACTCTCGCAATGGCCGCCCGGTGCAAGGTCAGTTTAGCCTCGATTCTGACTGCGGACTGGTAAGCCATTACCCCCCTGGGAAAGCCTATGATTCGATGTTGGAACAATCCTTTGCCGAGCGTTGGGCCAAGCTAGACACACCCTGGGAGTTGGAGAGAGAGGTGGACTTAATCCCCATCCCCGGAAGTGTTATGGTCCCAGATTTTCGCCTCATTCATCCCGATGGCCGGGAAGTGCTGCTGGAAATTGTCGGCTATTGGCGACCGGAGTATCTGCGTAAGAAGTTCTCCCAAGTCCGCCAGGGGAGCGATCGCCCTCTCCTTTTGGCGGTGTCTGAACGGCTAAACTTGGCTAAAGCTGGGGTCAATCTCCAGGAGGTCTCGGTTCCTATTGTCTGGTTCAAAGATAAATTACAGCCCAAAGCCATTCTCGCGGCCCTGGAACCACCCGATGAATCCCCAGGCTAA
- a CDS encoding ribbon-helix-helix protein, CopG family — protein MARTKPPSNKVLTIRLPVGELERLEEYCLKRGKTKTDVLREMIRKLRV, from the coding sequence ATGGCCCGAACTAAACCCCCCTCCAATAAAGTGTTAACGATTCGTCTTCCTGTGGGAGAACTCGAACGTCTTGAGGAGTATTGCCTGAAACGGGGTAAGACCAAAACCGATGTGTTGCGGGAGATGATTCGTAAGTTGCGGGTCTAG
- a CDS encoding molecular chaperone DnaJ, with protein MSDQSPYEQLGVTEDASFDEIQAARSRLIGLNDDRQAVQRIEMAYDAVLMDRLRLRQEGKIKVPEGIRFPERVMSPPPKSLPEPPSTRMPEWLQGAIDTPSQSDILLPAGVFAALSVFSAIGVGYVPICLALGAGASLYFLNRKEKRFGRAVLFTLVGVVAGILVGGQLATLLGSQLDPQIIAAWLTFFILWLTSSYLR; from the coding sequence ATGAGCGACCAGAGTCCTTATGAGCAGCTCGGAGTCACTGAAGACGCTTCGTTCGACGAAATTCAGGCGGCACGTAGCCGGTTGATCGGTCTTAATGACGATCGCCAGGCAGTGCAGCGCATCGAAATGGCTTACGATGCCGTCCTAATGGATCGGTTGCGATTGCGTCAGGAAGGCAAAATCAAGGTTCCCGAGGGCATTCGCTTCCCTGAGCGAGTCATGTCCCCACCACCGAAAAGCCTACCTGAGCCACCCTCAACCCGAATGCCGGAGTGGTTACAAGGGGCCATTGATACCCCCAGTCAGAGTGATATTCTGCTCCCAGCGGGTGTGTTTGCCGCGTTAAGTGTGTTTAGTGCCATTGGTGTGGGTTATGTCCCCATTTGCCTGGCCCTAGGAGCGGGGGCAAGTTTGTATTTCCTTAACCGGAAGGAAAAGCGGTTTGGCCGGGCGGTTTTATTTACCCTAGTGGGTGTTGTCGCCGGGATTCTCGTCGGCGGCCAGTTAGCGACCCTCCTCGGTTCACAACTTGATCCGCAGATTATCGCCGCCTGGCTCACGTTCTTCATTCTCTGGCTCACATCGAGCTATCTACGCTAG
- a CDS encoding HAD family hydrolase, with amino-acid sequence MTRAVAQNRYIAQDVGLIADFDGPIADVSERYYRVYHECLDRIQDEDTPIQRLSKSEFWGFKRARVPEREIGQRSGLKPEQAREFAKLRRQLVHSQPYLKYDQLIPGAIAALERAQEAGLELTLMTMRRERELAEALSRFDVGRFFPEERRYCMGDNDVKTADTQDKPRLMARAIKELPQYKKLWMVGDTEADAIAANSQGIQFIGVLSGIRDRPSLQAQHPHKIVNTLSDAVDVLLDTLSVKG; translated from the coding sequence ATGACTCGCGCCGTTGCCCAAAACCGCTACATTGCCCAGGATGTGGGACTGATCGCTGATTTTGATGGACCGATCGCCGATGTGTCAGAACGCTATTATCGGGTCTATCATGAATGTTTGGACCGGATACAGGATGAAGATACCCCGATTCAACGCCTCTCCAAGTCTGAATTTTGGGGATTCAAACGCGCTCGGGTTCCTGAACGAGAGATTGGCCAACGTTCCGGCTTAAAGCCTGAGCAAGCGCGAGAATTTGCCAAGTTGCGCCGTCAGTTGGTGCATAGCCAGCCTTATCTTAAGTATGATCAGTTAATTCCGGGGGCGATCGCCGCCCTGGAACGGGCCCAGGAGGCGGGACTTGAACTGACGCTGATGACGATGCGTCGGGAACGGGAACTGGCCGAGGCCCTCTCTCGCTTCGATGTGGGGCGCTTTTTTCCCGAGGAACGTCGTTATTGTATGGGGGACAATGATGTGAAAACGGCGGATACTCAGGATAAACCCCGTCTGATGGCCCGGGCGATTAAAGAACTTCCCCAATACAAGAAACTCTGGATGGTGGGTGATACGGAGGCGGATGCGATCGCCGCCAACAGTCAAGGGATTCAGTTTATTGGTGTGCTATCGGGGATTCGCGATCGCCCGTCTTTGCAGGCACAGCACCCCCATAAAATTGTCAACACTCTCAGCGATGCAGTGGATGTTCTCCTCGATACCCTTAGCGTCAAGGGGTAA